A single genomic interval of Electrophorus electricus isolate fEleEle1 chromosome 4, fEleEle1.pri, whole genome shotgun sequence harbors:
- the bhlhe41 gene encoding class E basic helix-loop-helix protein 41: MDERISRLQDRPFLDHADFLGVEYSSLYMCKSKRAMKREEGKDAYKLPHRLIEKKRRDRINECIGQLKDLLPEHLKLTTLGHLEKAVVLELTLKHLNALTAVTEQQHQKILALQNGDRSLKSSIHADLDAFHSGFQTCAKEVLQYLNKVENWTAREQRCTQLINHLHKVSAQLHPSARLVHQPLSSGDGQDRDGLKDGQANCVPVIQRTQNPEPSENDTDTDSGYGGEAEKSEGKLEKGCDPEKVAGPKGVKIKQEFGDERTAKKPKMTWAGNGASSTDQTNRADLAFMNSLMGMTGVGQQTPFCMPFYFINPSAAASYMPFFDKSNLEKFVCPAAALTSPFPWLYPGIPAHASTAAAFPSVLVDKSCGFDTMADDKDSLSPDADLSSSTDASSPASAEQGSGNDCVGDQRMENGSA, encoded by the exons ATGGATGAAAGAATATCGCGACTGCAGGACAGACCGTTCCTTGATCACGCAGATTTTCTGGG gGTCGAATATTCGTCTCTTTACATGTGCAAGTCGAAAAGAGCCATGAAGCGAGAGGAAGGAAAG GACGCTTACAAGTTACCACACAGACTCATAGAAAAGAAGCGACGGGACCGGATTAATGAGTGTATCGGACAGCTGAAGGATTTACTGCCCGAACACCTGAAGCTAACG ACGCTGGGTCATCTGGAAAAAGCGGTGGTTCTTGAGCTAACTTTGAAACACTTGAATGCTTTGACGGCGGTCACGGAGCAACAGCACCAGAAGATCCTGGCTTTGCAGAACG GGGATCGGTCGTTGAAGTCCTCCATCCATGCCGACTTGGATGCTTTTCACTCGGGCTTTCAAACGTGTGCCAAAGAGGTTCTGCAGTATCTGAACAAAGTGGAGAACTGGACCGCCCGCGAACAGAGGTGCACTCAGCTGATCAACCATTTGCACAAAGTTTCTGCACAATTGCACCCAAGCGCGCGACTTGTCCACCAGCCCTTATCCAGCGGAGACGGTCAGGACCGCGACGGGCTGAAGGACGGCCAGGCCAACTGTGTCCCCGTCATTCAGAGGACTCAGAACCCGGAGCCGAGCGAAAACGACACCGACACCGACAGTGGATATGGAGGAGAAGCCGAGAAAAGCGAAGGCAAACTGGAGAAAGGATGTGACCCTGAAAAAGTTGCGGGACCGAAGGGAGTTAAGATAAAACAGGAATTTGGAGATGAACGTACTGCCAAAAAGCCTAAAATGACCTGGGCTGGAAACGGTGCTTCAAGCACGGATCAAACAAATCGAGCAGACTTGGCGTTCATGAACTCTTTAATGGGAATGACTGGCGTTGGACAGCAAACTCCATTTTGCATGCCGTTTTACTTTATAAACCCCTCGGCGGCGGCGTCCTATATGCCTTTTTTTGATAAGAGCAATCTGGAGAAGTTCGTGTGTCCAGCCGCGGCACTGACCAGCCCGTTCCCGTGGCTGTACCCCGGGATCCCCGCGCACGCCTCCACTGCAGCCGCTTTCCCCTCCGTGCTGGTGGATAAAAGCTGTGGATTCGATACTATGGCAGACGacaaagactctctctctccggaTGCCGACCTGTCGAGCTCCACGGACGCGTCTTCCCCTGCGAGTGCGGAGCAAGGCTCCGGTAACGACTGCGTTGGGGACCAAAGAATGGAAAACGGCAGTGCATAG